Below is a genomic region from Leucobacter exalbidus.
TACGGCGTGCAGGCTAAACGAGTGATTGAGATGATTAAACTGCATGAGTCGTCGGAGTCTGGATTTGCGCCAATTCAGTCGTACTTGTCTCAGCTCCAGGAACCGGATGACGTTATCGATATCGTTCGTGTGGTTTGGGAAGAACAGCTCGCAGACACAGATCGCCTAATTGCTGCATTCTCCTCGGCCCGGGGCGCGGAGCACCCCCAGGTAGCTGCAGTCGTGTAGCGAGTGGAGTTGCGTGTGATCCAGGCACCAGCCTTTCCTTGCTTGCCGAGCGGTGCAATGACGGCCAGAATCAAGTCATGAGCACTGAGACGGTCGACAGCATGCAGCACGACAACGAGCCCCACGACACCAAGATCGGGCAGAAGCTGAACTGGTTGCGGGCCGGGGTGCTGGGCGCGAACGATGGCATCGTGTCGACCGCCGGTGTCGTGATCGGTGTGGCCGCGGCCACCCCGGGCAACGTGCTCGCGATCGCCACCGCGGGCCTTGCCGCCCTCGTTGCCGGTGCATTCTCGATGGCCGGCGGCGAGTACGTGTCGGTGAGCACGCAGCGCGACACCGAGAAAGCCCTCATCGAGAAAGAGAAGCGCGAGCTCGCCGAGCAGCCCGAAGAGGAGCTGCGCGAACTCGCCGGGCTGTACGAGCAGCGCGGGCTCACCCCGCACCTCGCCATGCAGGTCGCCGAAGAGCTCACGGCCCGCGACGCCCTCGCCGCGCACGCCGAGGTCGAGCTCGGCATCGACCCCAATGAGTACACGAGCCCGTGGATCGCCGCGGTGTCATCGTTTGTGGCTTTCACCGTTGGCGCACTGATTCCGCTGATCATGATCCTGCTGCCGCTGGGCGAGCACCGCGTGTGGGTGGCGGCGCTTGCCGTGGTGATCGGGTTGTTGCTCACCGGCTGGATTAGTGCGGTGCTGGGCGGGGCCCCGCGCGGCCGGGCCATCATGCGCAACGTCGTCATGGGCGGCGCCACCATGGTGGCCACATATGGGATCGGGCTGCTGTTTGGCGGGATCGTGGGCTAAAAGTTCTCCGCGCCCATAGGCTAGGGGTATGACACAGCAGGTTTCTGAGCTCTTCGACCCACTCGAGTGGGAGATCGCCCCCGGCGCCGCGAATTACACCGACATCACGGCCCATTTGAGCCTCGATGGTCGCATCTCGCGCATCGCGTTCAACCGGCCCGAGGTGCGCAACGCGTTTCGCCCGCACACGGTAGACGAGCTGTTTGATGCGCTCGAGCGCGCGCGCATCAACCCGCGCGTGGGCGTCGTGCTGCTGACCGGCAACGGCCCGTCTCCCAAAGACGGCGGCTGGGCATTCTGCTCGGGCGGCGACCAGCGCATTCGCGGGCGCGACGGGTACAAGTACTCAGACTCCGAGACGGCGGTGGGCCCCGAGGGGCTGGCGCGCGCCGGCCGGCTGCACATTCTCGAGGTGCAGCGCCTCATTCGCTTCATGCCGAAGGTCGTCATCGCCCTTGTGCCCGGGTGGGCTGCGGGCGGCGGGCACTCGCTCAACGTGGTGTGCGATCTCACGATCGCGTCGCGCGAGCACGCCAAGTTTAAGCAGACCGACGCTGACGTCGGATCGTTCGATGCCGGCTACGGCAGCGCCTACTTCGCACGCCAGGTGGGTCAGAA
It encodes:
- a CDS encoding 1,4-dihydroxy-2-naphthoyl-CoA synthase; translation: MTQQVSELFDPLEWEIAPGAANYTDITAHLSLDGRISRIAFNRPEVRNAFRPHTVDELFDALERARINPRVGVVLLTGNGPSPKDGGWAFCSGGDQRIRGRDGYKYSDSETAVGPEGLARAGRLHILEVQRLIRFMPKVVIALVPGWAAGGGHSLNVVCDLTIASREHAKFKQTDADVGSFDAGYGSAYFARQVGQKNAREIFFLAREYDADRAREMGAVNEVVPHAELEKTGIEWARTILGKSPTAIRMLKYAMNAVDDGIVGQQLFAGETTRLAYGTDEAVEGRDSFLEKREPDWSPFPYYY
- a CDS encoding VIT1/CCC1 transporter family protein; this translates as MSTETVDSMQHDNEPHDTKIGQKLNWLRAGVLGANDGIVSTAGVVIGVAAATPGNVLAIATAGLAALVAGAFSMAGGEYVSVSTQRDTEKALIEKEKRELAEQPEEELRELAGLYEQRGLTPHLAMQVAEELTARDALAAHAEVELGIDPNEYTSPWIAAVSSFVAFTVGALIPLIMILLPLGEHRVWVAALAVVIGLLLTGWISAVLGGAPRGRAIMRNVVMGGATMVATYGIGLLFGGIVG